A window of the Streptomyces finlayi genome harbors these coding sequences:
- a CDS encoding phosphoketolase family protein → MSDAPLSGHELAALDAHWRAANYLAVGQIYLVDNPLLEEPLAPEHIKQRLLGHWGTSPGLNLVYTHLNRLIKKRRQQALCVWGPGHGGPAILANSWLDGSYSKTYPDVTRDAAGMGTLFKQFSFPGGVPSHVAPEVPGSIHEGGELGYALAHAYGAAFDHPELLVTCVIGDGEAETGPLAASWHSNKFLDPVHDGAVLPVLHLNGYKIANPTVLARIPESELDALLRGYGHDPLYVSGDEPATVHRELAAAMDLALDRIHAFQRAARTEGATVRPRWPMIVLRTPKGWTGPAEVDGQPVEGTWRAHQVPLPGVRESPEHLRQLEAWMRSYGPEELFGRSGRPSAQVLDCVPDGDLRLGATPYANGGLLLRTLPVPALDDYAVPVGRRGATLHAPTSVLGGLLEGVMAATAERRDFRVVGPDETASNRIDALYEATGKAWQAQVLPVDEHLARDGRVMEVLSEHLCQGWLEGYLLTGRHGLFSCYEAFAHIVDSMVNQHIKWLRTSRRLAWRRPIASLNYLLTSHVWRQDHNGFSHQDPGFVDHVLNKSPEVVRVYLPPDANTLLSVADHVLRSKDYVNVIVAGKQPGFDWLTLDEARAHCARGAGTWGWAGTEDGSREPDVVLACAGDVPTLETLAAAGLLRAHLPDLAVRVVNVVDMTRLLPREEHPHGMPDSEYDALFTTDKPVIFAYHGYPWLVHRLAYRRTGHAHLHVRGYKEEGATTTPFDMVVRNDLDRFRLVMDVIDRVPGLGVRAVAVRQAMADARARHHTWIREHGTDLPEVTDWTWGG, encoded by the coding sequence ATGAGCGACGCCCCGCTGTCCGGCCACGAACTCGCGGCACTCGACGCCCACTGGCGCGCCGCCAACTACCTCGCGGTCGGCCAGATCTATCTGGTGGACAACCCACTGCTGGAGGAGCCACTGGCCCCCGAACACATCAAACAGCGCCTCCTGGGCCACTGGGGCACCTCGCCCGGGCTGAACCTCGTGTACACCCATCTCAACCGCCTCATAAAGAAGCGCCGGCAGCAGGCGCTGTGCGTCTGGGGTCCTGGTCACGGCGGACCCGCGATCCTCGCCAACTCCTGGCTGGACGGCAGCTATTCGAAGACGTACCCCGATGTCACCCGGGACGCCGCGGGCATGGGAACCCTGTTCAAGCAGTTCTCCTTCCCGGGCGGTGTGCCCAGCCATGTCGCCCCCGAGGTCCCGGGCTCCATCCACGAGGGCGGCGAACTGGGCTACGCCCTCGCCCACGCCTACGGCGCCGCCTTCGACCACCCGGAGCTGCTCGTCACCTGCGTCATCGGCGACGGGGAGGCGGAGACCGGGCCGCTCGCCGCGTCCTGGCACTCCAACAAGTTCCTCGACCCGGTGCACGACGGTGCGGTCCTGCCGGTCCTGCACCTCAACGGTTACAAGATCGCCAACCCGACGGTCCTCGCACGCATCCCCGAGAGCGAACTCGACGCGCTGCTGCGCGGATACGGCCACGACCCGCTGTACGTCAGCGGCGACGAACCGGCCACCGTCCACCGTGAGCTCGCCGCCGCGATGGACCTCGCCCTGGACCGCATCCACGCCTTCCAGCGGGCCGCGCGCACCGAGGGCGCGACCGTGCGTCCCCGCTGGCCGATGATCGTCCTGCGCACTCCCAAAGGCTGGACGGGCCCGGCGGAGGTCGACGGGCAGCCGGTGGAGGGGACCTGGCGCGCCCACCAGGTTCCGCTGCCCGGGGTCCGCGAAAGCCCGGAACACCTGCGCCAACTGGAGGCGTGGATGCGGTCCTACGGTCCCGAAGAACTCTTCGGCCGCTCCGGGCGGCCCAGCGCGCAGGTCCTCGACTGCGTGCCCGACGGGGATCTCCGGCTCGGCGCGACCCCGTACGCGAACGGCGGCCTGCTCCTGCGGACCCTTCCGGTCCCGGCCCTCGACGACTACGCCGTGCCCGTCGGGAGGCGCGGCGCCACCCTGCACGCGCCCACCAGTGTCCTGGGAGGGCTGCTCGAAGGCGTCATGGCGGCCACGGCCGAACGCCGGGACTTCCGGGTCGTGGGCCCCGACGAGACCGCGTCCAACCGAATCGACGCCCTCTACGAAGCCACCGGCAAGGCGTGGCAGGCGCAGGTCCTCCCGGTCGACGAGCACCTCGCCCGCGACGGCCGTGTCATGGAGGTGCTCTCCGAACACCTTTGCCAGGGCTGGCTGGAGGGCTATCTGCTGACCGGGCGCCACGGACTGTTCTCGTGCTACGAGGCGTTCGCCCACATCGTCGACTCGATGGTCAACCAGCACATCAAGTGGCTGCGCACCTCGCGGCGGCTCGCCTGGCGCCGGCCCATCGCCTCACTGAACTACCTGCTCACCTCACACGTATGGCGTCAGGACCACAACGGCTTCTCCCACCAGGACCCGGGATTCGTCGACCACGTCCTCAACAAGAGCCCCGAGGTCGTGCGCGTCTATCTGCCGCCGGACGCCAACACCCTGCTGTCTGTCGCCGACCACGTCCTGCGCAGCAAGGACTACGTCAACGTGATCGTGGCGGGCAAGCAGCCGGGCTTCGACTGGCTGACCCTCGACGAGGCCCGTGCCCACTGCGCACGCGGGGCCGGGACCTGGGGGTGGGCCGGCACGGAGGACGGCAGCCGGGAGCCCGACGTGGTGCTCGCGTGTGCCGGTGACGTGCCCACACTGGAGACCCTGGCCGCGGCGGGTCTGCTCCGCGCCCACCTGCCGGACCTGGCGGTGCGCGTGGTCAACGTCGTCGACATGACGAGGCTGCTGCCGCGCGAGGAGCATCCGCACGGGATGCCCGACTCCGAGTACGACGCCCTGTTCACCACCGACAAGCCCGTGATCTTCGCCTACCACGGCTATCCGTGGCTGGTCCACCGGCTGGCGTACCGCCGCACCGGCCATGCTCATCTGCATGTGCGCGGGTACAAGGAAGAGGGCGCGACCACCACACCGTTCGACATGGTCGTCCGCAACGACCTCGACCGCTTCCGGCTGGTCATGGACGTCATCGACCGGGTGCCAGGCCTCGGGGTCCGTGCCGTCGCCGTACGCCAGGCGATGGCGGACGCGCGCGCACGCCACCACACCTGGATCCGTGAGCACGGCACGGACCTGCCGGAGGTCACGGACTGGACCTGGGGCGGCTGA
- a CDS encoding baeRF3 domain-containing protein translates to MDTDALTADLLQDLRATRPYPALSLTMPTHRRAPDNAQDAVRLRNLVAEASSRLEADPDVTREVRTAVREQLDRAVAEVDPRRALDALVVFATADDYQIWQVPRTAPQRVVLSDTYLTRNLVAAKAQARPFWALTVSGHHATLWSGTTEAVHQEKRPGLPLTAPHEPPNPQREERIGDTPSIFSNEDTRHFLRTVNEHLRTLLATEPRPLYLVGLAPALSLLDEVGEASRSAVGRVTKGAPADSTPAELLKELRPALDSHRERTVEEIEARLDAARGSRTFAGGLDEVWAAVREGRAGLVAVEEHFQRTVEVSDGHLKPVDPAAARDTTGQVREDIVDELVEAALDSGADVVFLADDALSSHGRIAAALRY, encoded by the coding sequence ATGGATACGGACGCCCTGACCGCCGACCTGCTGCAGGACCTGCGTGCGACGAGGCCCTATCCGGCCCTGTCCCTGACGATGCCGACCCACCGCCGCGCGCCCGACAACGCGCAGGACGCCGTACGGCTGCGCAACCTGGTGGCGGAGGCGTCGAGCCGGCTGGAGGCGGACCCGGACGTGACGCGCGAGGTCCGGACCGCCGTGAGGGAGCAGTTGGACCGCGCGGTCGCCGAAGTGGACCCGCGCAGGGCCCTGGACGCCCTCGTCGTCTTCGCCACGGCCGACGACTACCAGATCTGGCAGGTACCCCGCACCGCACCGCAGCGCGTGGTCCTCAGCGACACCTACCTCACCAGGAACCTGGTCGCTGCGAAGGCACAGGCACGTCCCTTCTGGGCGCTGACCGTGTCCGGCCATCACGCCACGCTCTGGAGCGGGACGACGGAGGCGGTACACCAGGAGAAGCGGCCCGGACTTCCGCTGACGGCTCCGCACGAGCCGCCGAACCCGCAACGCGAGGAACGGATCGGCGATACGCCCAGCATCTTCAGCAACGAGGACACCCGGCACTTCCTGCGCACCGTGAACGAGCACCTGCGCACCCTCCTGGCCACCGAGCCCCGCCCGCTGTATCTGGTCGGGCTCGCTCCCGCGCTCTCCCTGCTGGACGAGGTGGGCGAGGCGTCCAGGTCCGCGGTCGGCCGGGTCACCAAGGGCGCACCCGCCGACAGCACACCGGCCGAGCTCCTCAAGGAGCTGCGCCCGGCACTCGACAGCCACCGCGAGCGCACCGTGGAGGAGATCGAGGCCAGACTCGACGCCGCGCGCGGCAGCCGCACGTTCGCCGGCGGCCTCGACGAAGTGTGGGCCGCGGTACGGGAGGGCAGGGCCGGACTGGTCGCGGTGGAGGAGCACTTCCAGCGGACGGTCGAGGTCAGCGACGGGCATCTGAAGCCGGTGGATCCCGCGGCCGCCCGGGACACGACGGGCCAGGTCCGCGAGGACATCGTCGACGAACTCGTCGAGGCCGCCCTGGACAGCGGCGCCGATGTGGTCTTCCTCGCCGACGACGCCCTCTCCTCGCACGGCCGGATCGCGGCGGCGCTGCGCTACTGA
- a CDS encoding DUF6479 family protein, whose translation MDITHGAQSSLSAILADEGGPYAIALPVVAIALVAILIGAFWLGKRRREQEPPPPSPDEQPLKPEHRTHIEETGRHGADDFPADGHRLTPHELSDRGGDAVPPEADPPRDGR comes from the coding sequence ATGGACATTACGCATGGAGCGCAGAGTTCCCTCTCCGCCATCCTCGCCGACGAGGGTGGCCCCTACGCCATCGCTCTGCCCGTGGTAGCGATCGCCCTGGTGGCCATACTCATCGGCGCGTTCTGGCTGGGCAAACGCCGCCGGGAGCAGGAGCCGCCGCCGCCGAGCCCCGATGAGCAGCCGCTGAAGCCGGAACACCGCACCCACATCGAGGAGACCGGGAGGCACGGGGCGGACGACTTCCCCGCGGACGGCCACCGGCTCACCCCTCACGAGCTCAGCGACCGGGGCGGCGACGCGGTCCCGCCCGAGGCCGACCCGCCGCGCGACGGCCGCTGA
- a CDS encoding ATP-binding protein: MTVPLDRTYRVELHVSAERVSQLRRIVAAHLRHWSLDLHVRPVCRAAEELLTNVHRHVGDDNKAVVELRWTGRHLTVSVADNGSAMPRLLSGGGGGLSRVMALSDSWGTCRTTEGKVVWFTRYAQAPRSTELAPRPPLPGVLEARELQVPVLV, from the coding sequence ATGACCGTTCCACTCGACCGGACATACCGGGTCGAACTGCATGTATCGGCAGAGCGCGTTTCCCAGCTGCGGCGCATCGTCGCCGCGCACCTTCGTCACTGGAGTCTCGATCTGCACGTCCGGCCGGTCTGCCGGGCCGCCGAGGAACTGCTGACGAACGTCCACCGGCATGTCGGCGACGACAACAAGGCCGTCGTCGAACTCCGCTGGACCGGCCGCCACCTCACGGTGTCCGTGGCCGACAACGGCAGTGCGATGCCCAGGCTGCTGAGCGGCGGTGGCGGCGGCCTCAGTCGCGTCATGGCCCTGAGCGACAGCTGGGGCACCTGCCGCACCACTGAGGGCAAGGTCGTCTGGTTCACCCGCTACGCCCAGGCGCCGCGGAGCACCGAACTGGCGCCGCGCCCGCCGCTGCCGGGCGTGCTCGAAGCGCGGGAACTGCAGGTCCCCGTCCTCGTATGA
- a CDS encoding NADP-dependent succinic semialdehyde dehydrogenase has protein sequence MPIATVNPANGETITSFDPLGPEETERRLAAADSAFREYRTTGFDVRARLLNRAADLLDEDQEKIARTMTTEMGKPVKAARAEAAKCAKAMRWYAANAQRLLADEHPEDAEVRDSGASRAYVRYRPLGVVLAVMPWNFPLWQVVRFAAPALMAGNVGLLKHASNVPQTALYLEDLFRRAGFPEGCFQTLLVGSGAIEAILRDPRVAAATLTGSEPAGRSVASIAGDEVKKTVMELGGSDPYVVLPSADIAKAAATAVTARVQNNGQSCIAAKRFIVHTEVYDAFAGRFTEGMRALTVGDPARESTDVGPLASEQGRTDLEELVDDAVRRGATALCGGARPEGLGGGLDGGWFYTPTVLSGITPEMRIHREETFGPVATLYRAADLDEAVALANDTPFGLSSNVWTQDAEEMGRCVRDLEAGGVFFNGMTASHPALPFGGIKRSGYGRELSGHGIREFCNATTVWYGA, from the coding sequence ATGCCCATCGCGACGGTCAACCCCGCGAACGGCGAGACCATCACGTCATTCGACCCGCTGGGACCGGAGGAGACCGAGCGACGGCTCGCCGCCGCCGACAGCGCGTTCCGCGAGTACCGCACCACCGGCTTCGACGTGCGCGCCCGGCTGCTGAACCGCGCGGCCGACCTCCTGGACGAGGACCAGGAGAAGATCGCGCGCACCATGACCACCGAGATGGGCAAGCCGGTCAAGGCCGCCCGCGCGGAGGCCGCCAAGTGTGCCAAGGCCATGCGCTGGTACGCGGCCAACGCCCAGCGGCTGCTTGCCGACGAACACCCCGAGGACGCCGAGGTGCGCGACTCCGGTGCCTCCCGGGCCTACGTCCGCTACCGCCCACTCGGCGTCGTCCTCGCCGTCATGCCCTGGAACTTCCCGCTCTGGCAGGTCGTTCGCTTCGCGGCCCCGGCCCTCATGGCGGGCAACGTCGGCCTGCTCAAGCACGCCTCGAACGTCCCGCAGACCGCCCTCTACCTGGAGGACCTGTTCCGCAGGGCCGGATTCCCCGAGGGCTGCTTCCAGACCCTGCTCGTGGGTTCCGGCGCCATCGAGGCGATCCTGCGCGACCCGCGCGTCGCCGCCGCGACACTCACCGGCAGCGAGCCCGCGGGCCGCTCCGTCGCGTCGATCGCGGGCGACGAGGTCAAGAAGACGGTCATGGAACTCGGCGGCAGTGACCCCTACGTGGTGCTGCCCTCCGCGGACATCGCGAAGGCGGCGGCCACCGCGGTCACCGCCCGGGTGCAGAACAACGGGCAGTCCTGCATCGCGGCCAAACGCTTCATCGTCCACACCGAGGTGTACGACGCGTTCGCCGGACGCTTCACCGAGGGAATGCGTGCCCTGACCGTCGGGGACCCGGCGCGGGAGAGCACCGACGTCGGACCGCTCGCCAGCGAGCAGGGCCGCACGGACCTGGAGGAGCTCGTCGACGACGCGGTACGCCGGGGAGCCACCGCGCTGTGCGGCGGTGCCCGGCCCGAGGGCCTGGGCGGCGGCCTGGACGGCGGCTGGTTCTACACCCCGACCGTCCTGTCCGGCATCACGCCCGAGATGCGCATCCACCGTGAGGAGACCTTCGGACCGGTCGCCACGCTCTATCGTGCCGCCGACCTGGACGAAGCCGTCGCCCTGGCCAACGACACACCGTTCGGCCTGAGTTCGAACGTGTGGACGCAGGACGCCGAGGAGATGGGCCGCTGTGTACGGGACCTTGAGGCCGGCGGTGTCTTCTTCAACGGGATGACGGCCTCGCACCCCGCGCTGCCCTTCGGCGGCATCAAGCGCTCCGGCTACGGGCGTGAACTCTCCGGCCACGGAATCCGCGAGTTCTGCAACGCCACGACTGTCTGGTACGGCGCCTGA
- a CDS encoding VOC family protein: MTGSEPRTSWATAPLTGPAAPCWVNLMTHDLDAAQYFYGAVLGWTFRPSRMGREYVVARRDDVPVAGMVPGASAYQVAVAWIPYFAVNDADTTTARIRERSGTVAVGPLSFGKGRAALASDRDGAVFGVWERTAPSTTPPTPADHSHAWLRLRTRNAFDAAIFYGEVLDWASGDPGSCEVAYVKDEVLVRCEGRPLARISSGAVESAPDPLVRPHWQVQFPVADVETTVAAAVEHGGSLVERRPVPHGREATLRDPDGGLFTVTDVRTPDLYED, from the coding sequence ATGACCGGAAGCGAACCGCGGACGAGCTGGGCGACGGCGCCTCTGACCGGGCCCGCCGCGCCCTGCTGGGTCAATCTGATGACCCACGACCTGGACGCCGCACAGTATTTCTACGGCGCGGTGCTGGGCTGGACGTTCCGGCCGAGCCGGATGGGCCGGGAATACGTCGTCGCGCGCCGCGACGACGTGCCGGTCGCCGGGATGGTGCCGGGGGCCTCGGCCTATCAGGTGGCCGTGGCCTGGATTCCGTACTTCGCCGTCAACGACGCCGACACGACCACCGCCCGCATCCGCGAGCGCAGCGGGACGGTCGCGGTCGGCCCTTTGTCGTTCGGCAAGGGACGTGCGGCGCTGGCGTCCGACCGGGACGGTGCGGTGTTCGGCGTCTGGGAACGGACCGCGCCCAGTACTACTCCCCCGACCCCCGCCGACCACTCCCACGCCTGGCTCCGGCTGCGTACCCGGAACGCCTTCGACGCCGCGATCTTCTACGGCGAGGTGCTCGACTGGGCCAGCGGGGACCCGGGGAGCTGCGAGGTCGCCTATGTGAAGGACGAGGTCCTCGTACGGTGCGAAGGGCGGCCGCTCGCCCGGATCAGTTCCGGCGCGGTCGAGTCCGCCCCGGACCCGCTGGTGCGCCCGCACTGGCAGGTCCAGTTCCCCGTCGCGGACGTGGAGACGACCGTGGCAGCCGCGGTGGAGCACGGCGGGAGTCTCGTCGAGCGGCGCCCGGTCCCGCACGGGCGCGAAGCGACCTTGCGGGACCCGGACGGCGGGCTCTTCACCGTCACGGACGTCCGGACACCTGACCTCTACGAGGACTGA
- a CDS encoding DUF1269 domain-containing protein, which produces MSTLTVWKFQSADAAESIETTLKSLQKEGLGKILDAAVVSWQADRPKPRTKQLRNLVGAGALSGTFWGMLFGLIFLMPLLGAAVGAAAGALGGKLADIGIDDDFIAEVKQRVTPGTSALFLLTRDEVPDRISDLLPGGGAELLHSNLDTEREARLRDIFGDDTE; this is translated from the coding sequence ATGTCCACGCTCACCGTGTGGAAGTTCCAGTCGGCGGACGCCGCGGAGAGTATCGAGACGACGCTGAAGTCGCTCCAGAAGGAAGGGCTCGGCAAGATCCTGGACGCCGCCGTCGTCAGCTGGCAGGCGGACCGGCCGAAGCCCAGGACGAAGCAGTTGCGCAACCTCGTCGGCGCCGGTGCGCTGAGCGGGACGTTCTGGGGCATGCTCTTCGGCCTCATCTTCCTCATGCCCCTGCTCGGCGCCGCCGTCGGTGCCGCGGCCGGCGCGCTGGGAGGCAAGCTCGCCGACATCGGCATCGACGACGACTTCATCGCCGAAGTGAAACAGCGGGTGACCCCGGGCACGTCAGCGCTGTTCCTGCTCACCAGGGACGAGGTGCCCGACCGGATCAGCGACTTGCTCCCCGGCGGCGGCGCCGAACTGCTGCACAGCAACCTGGACACCGAGCGCGAGGCCAGGCTCCGTGACATCTTCGGTGACGACACGGAATGA